A single Gambusia affinis linkage group LG20, SWU_Gaff_1.0, whole genome shotgun sequence DNA region contains:
- the lg20h16orf91 gene encoding protein CCSMST1: MSPSAGRALSGFTSRILGRGMQIKNASASVGLRSLSLTSPAPARSKPSSDDKAVSSEPIKFSTSKASHRTWRVDRSLGSQHQRPWWKVVPISLAFAGFLLWCIMRPETNVDTQLEKQLYEHLPGLMSDEEGGKE; the protein is encoded by the exons ATGTCTCCATCAGCAGGACGAGCTCTCAGTGGTTTCACCTCTAGGATCCTTGGCAGAGGAATGCAGATTAAAAACGCGTCGGCTTCCGTAGG TTTGAGGTCACTATCGCTGACCTCCCCGGCGCCGGCCCGGTCCAAACCGTCGTCAGACGACAAAGCGGTCAGCAGCGAACCTATCAAGTTCTCCACCAGTAAGGCCAGCCATCGGACCTGGAGGGTGGACCGGTCCCTGGGCAGCCAGCACCAGCGGCCCTGGTGGAAGGTGGTGCCCATCAGCCTGGCCTTCGCCGGCTTCCTGCTGTGGTGCATCATGAGGCCGGAGACGAACGTCGACACTCAGCTGGAGAAGCAGCTGTACGAACATTTACCTGGCCTGATGTCAGACGAGGAGGGCGGGAAGGAGTGA
- the h3f3d gene encoding H3 histone, family 3D, producing the protein MARTKQTARKSTGGKAPRKQLATKAARKSAPSTGGVKKPHRYRPGTVALREIRRYQKSTELLIRKLPFQRLVREIAQDFKTDLRFQSAAIGALQEASEAYLVGLFEDTNLCAIHAKRVTIMPKDIQLARRIRGERA; encoded by the exons ATGGCTCGTACCAAGCAGACCGCTCGTAAATCCACCGGAGGAAAAGCTCCCAGAAAGCAGCTGGCGACCAAAGCAGCCAGGAAGAGTGCGCCCTCTACCGGCGGCGTCAAGAAACCGCACAGATACAG gcCTGGTACTGTTGCTCTGCGTGAGATCCGTCGGTACCAGAAGTCCACTGAGCTTCTCATCAGGAAGCTGCCGTTCCAACGCCTCGTCAGGGAAATCGCTCAGGACTTCAAGACCGACCTGCGTTTCCAGAGCGCCGCTATCGGAGCACTGCAG GAGGCCAGCGAGGCTTACCTGGTCGGCCTGTTTGAGGACACCAACCTGTGCGCCATCCACGCCAAGAGAGTCACCATCATGCCCAAAGACATTCAGCTGGCCCGGCGAATCAGAGGCGAGCGCGCGTAG